The Bifidobacterium eulemuris genome includes a window with the following:
- the acnA gene encoding aconitate hydratase AcnA — MSVRDDQLSTLKVAGKEFDYYRIDDLPGVDHLPYSLKVLVENLVRNIDGANITDEHVKALLDWDPGAEPSHEIQFTPSRVVMQDFTGVPCVVDLATMRDAVSALGGDPDVINPQVQADMVIDHSVQIDKYGVADALEQNMDIEYQRNGERYQFLRWGQQAFKNFRVVPPGTGIIHQVNIEYLASVVMSKDSGLNDGRKLAYLDSCVGTDSHTTTVNGLGVLGWGVGGIEAEAAMLGQPISMLVPRVVGFKLTGSIPEGVTATDVVLTITDMLRQHGVVGKFVEFYGEGIASVPLANRATIGNMGPEFGSTCGIFPIDDVTLDYLRLTGRSEEQVALVEAYAKANKLWGDTTAEGYVEPRYSEYLELDLGDVVPSIAGPKRPQDRIVLAESKAKFEETLPAYTTERTVNDPVAVSTDFRGDFDVKNGDVAIASITSCTNTSNPSVMIAAGLIARNAVAKGLEPKPWVKTSLAPGSQVVADYLKQAGLQDDLDTLGYQLVGFGCATCIGNSGPLLPEISKAINENDLTVTAVLSGNRNFEGRISPDVKMNYLASPPLVIAYALAGTMDFDFETQPLGQDKDGNDVFLKDIWPSNAEVEQVVADTVSREMFVADYASVFDGDERWRGLDVPEGELFAWDDASTYVRKQTFFDGMSAQPEPVADIHGARVLALLGDSVTTDHISPAGAFKAESPAGRYLTERGVEQKNFNSYGSRRGNHEIMVRGTFGNIRLRNQLLASVGEEVTPGGFTYDFLDGKPTTIFEAAQHYIANEVPLVVLAGKEYGTGSSRDWAAKGTVMLGVKAVITESFERIHRSNLIGMGVLPLQFPAGESYASLGLDGTETYDIAGVEELNSGVTPKTVHVTATRTDGSVVEFDAVVRIDTPGEADYYRNGGILQYVLRNLMRQ; from the coding sequence ATGTCCGTTCGCGACGACCAGCTGTCGACTTTGAAGGTCGCAGGCAAGGAATTCGACTACTACCGCATCGACGACCTGCCTGGCGTCGACCACCTGCCCTACTCGCTGAAGGTGCTCGTCGAGAACCTCGTGCGCAACATCGACGGGGCCAACATCACCGACGAGCATGTCAAGGCGCTGCTCGATTGGGATCCGGGCGCCGAGCCGAGCCACGAGATCCAGTTCACCCCCTCTCGCGTGGTGATGCAGGACTTCACCGGCGTGCCCTGCGTCGTGGATCTGGCCACCATGCGCGACGCCGTGTCCGCCCTCGGCGGCGACCCGGACGTGATCAACCCGCAGGTGCAGGCCGACATGGTCATCGACCACTCCGTGCAGATCGACAAGTACGGCGTGGCCGACGCGCTCGAACAGAACATGGACATCGAATACCAGCGCAACGGCGAACGCTACCAGTTCCTGCGCTGGGGTCAGCAGGCGTTCAAGAACTTCCGCGTCGTGCCGCCGGGAACCGGCATCATCCACCAGGTCAACATCGAATACCTGGCCTCCGTGGTCATGTCCAAGGACTCCGGCCTGAACGACGGCCGCAAGCTCGCCTACCTCGACTCCTGCGTGGGCACCGACTCGCACACCACCACCGTCAACGGCCTGGGCGTGCTCGGCTGGGGTGTGGGCGGCATCGAAGCCGAGGCCGCCATGCTCGGCCAGCCGATCTCCATGCTCGTGCCGCGCGTCGTGGGATTCAAACTCACCGGATCCATTCCCGAGGGCGTCACCGCCACCGACGTGGTGCTCACCATCACCGACATGCTGCGCCAGCACGGTGTGGTCGGCAAGTTCGTGGAGTTCTACGGCGAGGGCATCGCCTCCGTGCCTCTGGCCAACCGCGCAACCATCGGCAACATGGGCCCCGAATTCGGCTCCACCTGCGGCATCTTCCCGATCGACGACGTCACGCTCGACTACCTGCGCTTGACCGGCCGCTCCGAAGAGCAGGTCGCGCTCGTCGAGGCCTACGCCAAGGCCAACAAGCTGTGGGGCGACACCACGGCGGAAGGATATGTGGAGCCTCGGTATTCCGAATACCTGGAGCTCGATCTGGGCGACGTGGTGCCGTCCATCGCCGGACCCAAGCGTCCGCAGGACCGCATCGTGCTCGCCGAATCCAAAGCCAAGTTCGAAGAGACCCTGCCCGCCTACACCACCGAACGCACAGTGAACGATCCGGTCGCCGTCTCCACCGACTTCCGCGGCGACTTCGACGTGAAGAACGGCGACGTGGCCATCGCCTCCATCACCTCCTGCACCAACACCTCCAATCCCTCCGTGATGATCGCCGCCGGTCTGATCGCCCGCAACGCGGTCGCCAAGGGACTTGAGCCCAAGCCTTGGGTCAAAACCTCGCTGGCCCCCGGCTCCCAGGTCGTGGCCGACTATCTGAAGCAGGCCGGCCTGCAGGACGATCTCGACACGCTCGGCTACCAGCTCGTCGGCTTCGGCTGCGCCACCTGCATCGGCAACTCCGGCCCGCTGCTGCCCGAAATCTCCAAGGCCATCAACGAGAACGACCTGACCGTCACCGCCGTGCTCTCCGGCAACCGCAACTTCGAAGGCCGCATCAGCCCGGACGTCAAGATGAACTATCTGGCATCCCCGCCGCTGGTCATCGCCTACGCGCTCGCCGGCACGATGGATTTCGACTTCGAAACCCAGCCGTTGGGCCAGGACAAGGACGGCAACGACGTGTTCCTCAAGGACATCTGGCCCTCCAACGCCGAGGTCGAGCAGGTCGTGGCCGACACGGTCAGCCGTGAGATGTTCGTCGCGGACTACGCCTCCGTATTCGACGGTGACGAGCGTTGGCGCGGCCTCGACGTGCCCGAAGGCGAGCTCTTCGCCTGGGACGACGCCTCCACCTACGTGCGCAAGCAGACCTTCTTCGACGGCATGAGCGCCCAGCCCGAGCCGGTGGCCGACATCCACGGCGCGCGCGTGCTCGCCCTGCTCGGCGACTCCGTCACCACCGACCACATCTCCCCGGCCGGCGCGTTCAAGGCGGAAAGCCCCGCCGGACGCTACCTGACCGAGCGTGGCGTGGAGCAGAAGAACTTCAACTCCTACGGTTCCCGTCGCGGCAACCATGAGATCATGGTGCGCGGCACCTTCGGCAACATCCGCCTGAGGAACCAATTGCTCGCCTCGGTGGGCGAGGAGGTCACGCCCGGCGGCTTCACCTACGACTTCCTCGACGGCAAGCCGACCACGATCTTCGAGGCCGCGCAGCACTACATCGCCAACGAGGTTCCGCTGGTCGTGCTCGCCGGCAAGGAGTATGGCACCGGCTCCTCGCGCGACTGGGCCGCTAAGGGCACGGTGATGCTCGGCGTCAAGGCCGTGATCACCGAAAGCTTCGAGCGCATCCACCGCTCCAACCTGATCGGCATGGGCGTGCTGCCGCTGCAGTTCCCCGCCGGGGAGAGCTACGCCTCCCTCGGCCTGGACGGCACGGAAACCTATGACATCGCCGGCGTGGAGGAGCTCAACAGCGGCGTGACCCCGAAGACGGTTCATGTCACCGCCACACGTACGGACGGCTCCGTGGTCGAATTCGACGCCGTGGTGCGCATCGACACACCCGGCGAGGCCGACTACTACCGCAACGGCGGCATCCTGCAGTACGTGCTGCGCAACCTCATGCGTCAGTAA
- a CDS encoding sugar O-acetyltransferase, with protein sequence MTTQSTPGYASQRERMLAGELYVADDPQLQELNMRKRRLVHAINTSGYDAFDERKALFTELFGSYGEGAFIEPPFNCDYGCNISVGRNFYANMDCIFLDVAPITIGDRVFFGPRVNLLTPYHPIDAAVRSSGPEGALPITIGDDVWFGGNVTVCPGVTIGNDVVVGAGSVVVKDIPSHSVAVGNPCRVVREIGDADREYWERKAAEYHAWKATITPSDASAA encoded by the coding sequence ATGACCACGCAATCGACCCCCGGATACGCCAGCCAACGCGAACGCATGCTCGCCGGCGAACTCTATGTCGCCGACGATCCGCAGCTGCAGGAGTTGAACATGCGCAAGCGTCGTCTGGTGCACGCCATCAACACGAGCGGTTATGACGCTTTCGACGAGCGCAAAGCCCTGTTCACGGAGCTGTTCGGCTCATACGGCGAAGGCGCGTTCATCGAACCGCCGTTCAACTGCGACTATGGTTGCAACATCAGCGTCGGCAGGAACTTCTACGCCAATATGGACTGCATCTTCCTCGACGTGGCCCCGATCACCATCGGAGACCGCGTGTTCTTCGGCCCGCGCGTCAACCTGCTCACCCCGTACCATCCAATCGACGCCGCCGTGCGCTCGTCCGGACCCGAAGGCGCGCTGCCCATCACCATCGGCGACGACGTGTGGTTCGGCGGCAACGTGACCGTCTGCCCGGGCGTCACCATCGGCAACGACGTGGTGGTCGGAGCCGGTTCGGTGGTCGTCAAGGACATCCCCTCGCACAGTGTGGCCGTGGGCAACCCCTGCCGGGTCGTGCGCGAGATCGGCGACGCGGACCGCGAGTATTGGGAGCGCAAGGCCGCCGAATATCACGCATGGAAGGCCACCATCACGCCTTCCGACGCGTCGGCGGCCTGA
- a CDS encoding AraC family transcriptional regulator, protein MDHPTDSSPQNKESATQTDGGDVAAALPLIPVAPAGRLPTGAEVVRYDGPMFFSFTEHSLLSQYPHMRAECHWHVDFEFLHVIRGSMRFFVNGDVVRLDEGQGIFVNSRQLHYGFDLDGRDCEFACTLLNPLRFGVLPQLTQRYIAPLMENRRLPYLVIEEGREEGRRILATLDQLLKSRVYADELSPLTVASGFYALVRDVLALSQTARPMDGAHPHLAALSAMVEFVHGHYDQPITLAQIAEAGSLGRTACTTVFRRYLDLTPIEFVTDVRVRAAARLLTTTALPVNVIASRTGFASVSFFTRTFRTVMDATPSQYRRQSLDDQAADASEGVMVAFHA, encoded by the coding sequence ATGGACCACCCGACCGACAGTTCGCCGCAGAACAAGGAATCCGCGACCCAAACCGATGGAGGAGACGTCGCCGCTGCATTGCCGTTGATTCCGGTCGCGCCCGCCGGCCGTCTGCCCACCGGTGCCGAGGTGGTGCGGTATGACGGTCCGATGTTCTTCTCGTTCACCGAACATTCGCTGCTCAGCCAGTATCCGCATATGCGCGCCGAATGTCATTGGCATGTCGATTTCGAATTCCTGCATGTGATCCGGGGAAGCATGCGGTTCTTCGTCAACGGCGACGTCGTGCGTCTCGATGAGGGGCAGGGCATCTTCGTCAATTCACGCCAGCTGCATTACGGATTCGATTTGGACGGCCGGGACTGCGAGTTCGCCTGCACGTTGCTCAATCCGCTGCGTTTCGGCGTTCTGCCGCAACTCACGCAACGGTATATCGCACCGTTGATGGAGAACCGACGACTACCGTATCTGGTGATCGAGGAGGGGCGCGAGGAGGGACGACGGATTTTGGCGACGTTGGATCAGCTGCTGAAAAGCCGCGTGTACGCCGACGAACTGTCGCCGCTGACCGTGGCCAGCGGTTTCTACGCGCTGGTCAGGGACGTGTTGGCTCTATCCCAGACGGCACGGCCGATGGACGGCGCGCACCCGCATCTGGCCGCGTTGAGCGCCATGGTCGAATTCGTGCATGGCCACTACGACCAACCCATCACCTTGGCCCAGATCGCCGAGGCTGGCTCGCTTGGTCGCACCGCCTGCACGACGGTATTCCGCCGTTATCTGGATCTCACGCCGATCGAATTCGTCACCGACGTGCGGGTCCGGGCCGCCGCGCGCCTGCTGACGACCACCGCGCTGCCGGTGAACGTCATCGCGTCGCGGACGGGATTCGCCTCAGTCAGTTTCTTCACACGCACGTTCCGCACCGTTATGGATGCCACGCCGTCGCAATACCGTCGGCAATCCCTTGACGATCAGGCCGCCGACGCGTCGGAAGGCGTGATGGTGGCCTTCCATGCGTGA
- a CDS encoding MATE family efflux transporter: protein MPRREFLTHVFTLALPIAFQQFMLALSSCADGLMLGGVGQNELSAVSLATQFQFIFNLILAALILGMSMLVAQYWGARDRGAVERVFGFVVRYAGLVAALFAAATLLAPELLMSLMTNDATLVALGARYLRVSSVSYLFIGISQMAICLLKNIGAAAASMMISTVGVIIHVALNLPLIYGMGGCPALGVEGAAVSTVISRGIELAWSLLLIRRIGVVRLRWRHIARPDAALRKDFWRYTIVLLGNELVWGCGFTMYTVIMGHLGADAVAANAIANIVKDLLVCMCSGMGNAGSIMVGNMLGRNDFAGARLAGRRFCLLSAIVGVLTGLAILAIRPLVLELASLTPQAHDYLSVMLLVCAYYAACKSMTGLTIGGIFPAGGDVRFGLACDSIVMWVIVVPIGLLAAFVWHLPVIWVYVLLSTDECIKMIPALLHYRRHRWLRNVTRSAPRSSDAVE, encoded by the coding sequence ATGCCGCGACGGGAGTTTCTCACGCACGTGTTCACGTTGGCGCTGCCCATCGCTTTTCAACAGTTCATGCTGGCGCTGTCGTCATGCGCGGACGGACTCATGCTCGGCGGCGTCGGACAGAACGAACTATCCGCCGTCTCGCTCGCCACCCAGTTCCAATTCATCTTCAATCTCATCCTCGCCGCGTTGATCCTCGGCATGAGCATGCTGGTGGCGCAGTATTGGGGCGCGCGGGACAGGGGAGCGGTGGAACGCGTGTTCGGTTTCGTGGTGCGGTATGCGGGACTGGTGGCCGCACTGTTCGCCGCGGCGACGCTGCTCGCGCCGGAACTCCTGATGTCGCTGATGACCAACGACGCCACACTGGTCGCGCTCGGAGCGCGGTACCTGCGCGTCTCCTCGGTCTCCTACCTGTTCATCGGCATATCGCAGATGGCCATCTGTCTGCTGAAGAACATCGGCGCGGCCGCGGCCAGCATGATGATTAGCACCGTGGGCGTCATCATCCATGTGGCGCTCAATCTGCCGCTGATCTACGGTATGGGTGGATGTCCCGCGCTGGGCGTCGAAGGCGCCGCGGTCAGCACGGTCATCTCCCGAGGCATCGAATTGGCATGGTCGCTGCTGCTGATCCGGCGGATCGGCGTGGTCCGGTTGCGTTGGCGGCATATCGCACGGCCGGACGCGGCGTTGCGCAAGGATTTCTGGCGGTACACCATCGTGCTGTTGGGCAATGAGCTCGTATGGGGCTGCGGCTTCACCATGTACACCGTGATCATGGGTCATTTGGGTGCCGACGCCGTGGCCGCGAACGCGATCGCCAACATCGTCAAGGACCTGCTGGTGTGCATGTGCAGTGGTATGGGCAACGCCGGCAGCATCATGGTCGGCAATATGCTCGGACGCAACGATTTCGCCGGAGCGAGGCTCGCCGGCCGGCGCTTTTGCCTGCTGTCCGCGATCGTCGGCGTGCTGACGGGGCTGGCGATCCTCGCCATCCGTCCGCTGGTGCTGGAACTGGCTTCGCTGACTCCACAGGCCCACGACTACCTATCGGTGATGCTGCTGGTGTGCGCGTACTACGCGGCCTGCAAGTCGATGACGGGACTGACCATCGGCGGCATCTTTCCCGCAGGCGGGGATGTGCGCTTCGGTCTGGCCTGCGACTCCATCGTGATGTGGGTGATCGTCGTGCCCATCGGCCTGCTGGCCGCGTTCGTCTGGCATCTGCCGGTGATATGGGTGTATGTGCTGCTCAGCACCGACGAATGCATCAAGATGATCCCCGCCCTACTGCACTACCGTCGCCATCGCTGGCTGCGCAACGTCACACGCTCGGCCCCGCGCTCGTCGGATGCCGTGGAATAG
- a CDS encoding MFS transporter, with protein MVTKGNLLWGSAAYRLWFVSDTSDVCAVSLRTLVVPLLALQLSGSQFVAGVIVAIESTIMMVLLPFGGTLADRWNRRHMMIALGVLGAGLSIAATVCLVAERLNTWSFALIIALFAVVNGLLGTSNDAILKSIVPMENFAKAQAIREGREACVELSGGAVAGFLYKLTQWCPFLVSAVLYLTSAVTALALPQSTGTRHRHADTATNEASFLKQFAEGWVWAMSQRVFLAAMVMGAAVNVACVGVVVGLQITLADQGVDPVLIGVVSTVSGVGALIGSALSGRLVDGVPTGKLIIGALSLFTISLVLLLVSTAYPVVLVSQGMAGLAFPALNAALLGFIYGKTPEDLQGRASAVFETTVGLLGALTPALAGYLLQTRGGFFSVAALALACAIVGLAIAVCSPIRGIPKPELWGNIML; from the coding sequence ATGGTTACGAAGGGAAACTTGCTCTGGGGAAGCGCGGCATACCGGTTGTGGTTCGTGTCCGATACGTCCGACGTGTGCGCGGTCAGTCTGCGGACTCTCGTGGTTCCTCTGTTGGCGTTGCAACTGTCCGGCTCCCAGTTCGTGGCCGGAGTGATCGTCGCGATCGAATCCACGATCATGATGGTGCTGCTCCCGTTCGGAGGCACTTTGGCCGATCGTTGGAATCGGCGGCATATGATGATCGCATTGGGAGTTTTGGGCGCGGGCCTATCCATCGCGGCGACGGTATGCCTTGTGGCTGAACGGCTGAACACATGGTCGTTTGCCTTGATCATCGCATTGTTCGCCGTGGTCAACGGATTGTTGGGAACGTCGAATGATGCGATTTTGAAGTCCATCGTTCCCATGGAGAACTTCGCCAAAGCCCAGGCCATTCGCGAAGGACGTGAGGCATGCGTGGAGCTTTCCGGCGGAGCCGTCGCGGGATTCCTCTACAAGCTGACGCAATGGTGCCCTTTTCTGGTTTCGGCGGTGTTGTATCTGACCAGTGCCGTCACTGCGCTGGCCCTTCCGCAATCTACGGGGACGCGGCATAGGCATGCCGATACCGCGACGAATGAGGCCTCTTTTCTGAAACAGTTCGCCGAAGGTTGGGTTTGGGCCATGTCGCAACGTGTGTTCTTGGCCGCGATGGTTATGGGAGCTGCGGTCAACGTCGCCTGCGTCGGCGTCGTTGTGGGATTGCAGATCACGCTTGCCGATCAGGGCGTCGATCCCGTGCTGATCGGAGTGGTGAGCACGGTGAGCGGCGTGGGTGCCCTGATCGGTTCCGCGCTGTCTGGACGTCTGGTGGACGGCGTGCCGACCGGAAAGCTCATTATCGGCGCGTTATCGCTGTTCACGATCAGTCTCGTTCTATTGCTGGTGTCGACGGCCTATCCCGTGGTGCTGGTCAGCCAAGGGATGGCCGGACTTGCGTTCCCCGCGTTGAACGCCGCCCTGTTGGGATTCATCTACGGCAAGACGCCTGAAGATCTGCAGGGTCGCGCTTCGGCGGTGTTCGAGACCACGGTCGGTCTGTTGGGCGCGTTGACCCCTGCTCTGGCCGGATATCTGCTGCAGACGAGGGGCGGATTCTTCTCGGTGGCGGCGCTTGCGTTGGCCTGCGCGATCGTCGGTCTTGCGATTGCGGTGTGTTCGCCGATTCGCGGCATCCCCAAGCCGGAACTCTGGGGCAACATCATGTTGTGA
- a CDS encoding formate/nitrite transporter family protein, producing the protein MEDHPTPQHPADIGGMPNDYATTLGDTPSPPSNGTPFAAPQPMDPLFPGRTFVSTVLDALDSKKTMTGKMAGKYMQRAIMAGLFVGIFFTTYFAIVAAFRVEGAPAGFPILGKVLASLTFGWALVLIFYTNSELLTSNMMIVSIGAYHHRINWAHSLRILALCLTGNLIGGLVIAILLRFSTIIDGAVFDQMVAAVQLKTGYLHDGAFGVADLFVRAILCNFCINIGMLMVYNGKLTNDFTKCVIMVVAVFVFAFLGFEHSIADSVLFLITGVQGVGDPLMEVLTVTVILLGNFVGGGLLIGLNFAVMNDHPHTSAGVPAAYHRSALHGIDAHQPTSGKA; encoded by the coding sequence ATGGAAGATCACCCCACCCCACAGCATCCAGCGGACATCGGCGGCATGCCGAACGATTACGCGACCACGTTGGGCGACACGCCTTCGCCGCCATCCAACGGCACGCCCTTCGCCGCCCCGCAGCCTATGGATCCGTTGTTCCCGGGCCGCACGTTCGTCAGCACCGTGCTGGACGCCTTGGATTCCAAGAAGACCATGACCGGCAAGATGGCCGGCAAATACATGCAGCGCGCCATCATGGCCGGCCTGTTCGTCGGCATCTTCTTCACCACCTATTTCGCCATCGTCGCCGCATTCCGCGTCGAGGGCGCGCCGGCGGGATTCCCCATACTCGGCAAGGTGCTGGCATCCCTCACCTTCGGATGGGCGCTGGTGTTGATCTTCTACACCAATTCGGAACTGCTGACATCGAATATGATGATCGTGTCCATCGGTGCCTACCATCACCGCATCAACTGGGCGCACTCGCTGCGCATTCTGGCCTTATGTCTCACGGGCAATCTCATCGGCGGATTGGTCATCGCCATATTGCTGCGGTTCTCAACCATCATAGATGGTGCCGTATTCGATCAGATGGTCGCCGCGGTTCAACTGAAAACCGGCTATCTGCACGACGGCGCGTTCGGGGTGGCCGATCTGTTCGTGCGGGCGATCCTTTGCAACTTCTGCATCAACATCGGCATGCTGATGGTGTACAACGGCAAACTCACCAATGATTTCACCAAATGCGTGATCATGGTGGTGGCGGTGTTCGTGTTCGCATTCCTCGGATTCGAACATTCCATCGCGGATTCCGTGCTGTTTCTCATCACGGGGGTGCAGGGCGTCGGCGATCCGTTGATGGAAGTGCTGACCGTCACAGTGATCCTGCTCGGCAATTTTGTAGGCGGAGGCCTGCTGATCGGATTGAATTTCGCGGTGATGAACGACCATCCGCATACGTCCGCCGGAGTTCCCGCCGCATATCACCGTTCCGCCCTGCATGGCATCGACGCCCACCAGCCGACCTCCGGCAAAGCCTGA
- a CDS encoding isochorismatase family protein: MVRKALIVVDVQPTFCEGGELGVEGGDAVAERIAAYMTAHRDEYAYIATTQDWHIEPGEHWSDQPDFVDTWPVHGKAGTPNAELHPAVKALDIEHHFKKGQYSAAYSGFEGIEDNTDRIQTRDEVAAEAEAGRTLATALADADVTQVDVVGIAESHCVKETALDAQRLGYDVRVFTDLTVPVSAELGQAAREEMSSNDIELVHS, translated from the coding sequence ATGGTACGCAAGGCATTGATCGTGGTGGATGTGCAGCCGACCTTTTGCGAGGGCGGCGAGCTTGGCGTGGAAGGCGGCGACGCGGTGGCCGAGCGCATCGCCGCGTACATGACGGCGCATCGCGACGAATACGCGTATATCGCCACCACGCAGGATTGGCATATCGAACCGGGGGAGCATTGGTCCGACCAGCCGGACTTCGTGGACACCTGGCCGGTCCACGGCAAAGCGGGCACGCCGAATGCCGAACTGCATCCGGCCGTCAAGGCGCTGGATATCGAACACCACTTCAAGAAAGGCCAGTATTCCGCGGCCTATTCAGGTTTCGAAGGCATCGAAGACAACACCGACCGCATCCAGACGCGTGACGAGGTCGCCGCCGAAGCCGAGGCGGGCAGGACGCTCGCCACCGCGCTCGCCGATGCCGACGTGACCCAGGTGGACGTGGTCGGCATCGCCGAATCGCATTGCGTCAAGGAGACCGCGCTCGACGCGCAACGCCTCGGCTACGATGTGCGCGTCTTCACCGACCTCACCGTGCCTGTCAGCGCCGAACTCGGCCAGGCCGCCCGCGAGGAGATGTCCAGCAATGACATCGAACTCGTACATTCATAG
- a CDS encoding nucleotidyltransferase family protein, with the protein MTSNSYIHSRDDELETIRTIVSQIARQYGLAEMYLYGSMARGDADSDSDIDLMYRYKKDRQRQLPNIMTMKETLERMLGREVSLLSLDSLEKHALTSRASRRFYEGAKTDMIRLA; encoded by the coding sequence ATGACATCGAACTCGTACATTCATAGCCGTGATGATGAGCTGGAGACGATTCGGACAATCGTCTCTCAGATCGCTCGACAGTATGGGCTTGCCGAGATGTATCTCTACGGCTCCATGGCTCGAGGCGATGCCGATTCTGACTCCGATATCGACCTGATGTACCGTTACAAGAAGGATAGACAAAGACAACTGCCGAACATTATGACGATGAAGGAGACGCTGGAGCGTATGTTGGGACGCGAAGTGTCGCTGCTGTCCCTGGATTCGCTCGAAAAACACGCTTTGACCAGTCGTGCGAGCAGACGGTTCTATGAAGGTGCCAAAACCGACATGATTAGGCTGGCGTGA
- a CDS encoding response regulator transcription factor has product MSEVQQGDPIRVSVIDDDPMICQAMSLILTDYSSGRIHVVSTSTDGTAAVERARDEHPDVVLMDIAMPGMDGIDATRMLRSLSPAPHVLILTSLSPSNTVERAIEAGAEGFVSKTDAPEEIIRRVLGVCEGTPQFNIASQRQLIGDLTAQRPQSRRDEARALLDTLPAREREAVVLAAEGYTNAEIASRMFISERTAKAHLSSASDKLSMGRVQMARLVERADIPARL; this is encoded by the coding sequence GTGAGCGAAGTGCAGCAAGGCGATCCCATACGCGTCAGTGTCATCGACGACGATCCGATGATCTGCCAGGCGATGAGTCTGATTCTTACCGACTATTCCTCAGGGCGCATCCATGTGGTGTCCACGTCCACCGACGGGACGGCCGCGGTGGAGCGGGCTCGCGACGAACATCCCGACGTGGTGCTGATGGACATCGCCATGCCCGGTATGGACGGCATCGATGCGACCCGCATGCTGCGATCTCTCTCCCCCGCGCCGCATGTGCTGATTCTGACGTCGCTCAGCCCATCCAACACGGTCGAACGGGCGATCGAGGCGGGCGCGGAGGGATTCGTGTCGAAAACCGACGCTCCGGAGGAGATCATCCGACGTGTGTTGGGCGTATGCGAGGGAACGCCCCAGTTCAACATCGCCAGCCAACGGCAGCTGATCGGCGATCTGACGGCGCAGCGGCCGCAGTCGCGCCGCGATGAGGCACGTGCCCTGTTGGATACGCTGCCCGCACGCGAGCGCGAGGCTGTGGTGCTTGCCGCGGAGGGCTACACCAACGCCGAAATCGCCTCCCGCATGTTCATCTCCGAGCGCACCGCCAAAGCCCACCTCTCGTCGGCCTCCGACAAGTTGAGCATGGGCCGCGTGCAGATGGCGCGTCTGGTCGAACGCGCCGACATCCCCGCCCGTCTATGA